A region of the Helicobacter pylori NQ4053 genome:
TCTTTTTGAACTCAATGAAGCTTTCGCCGCGCAAAGCATAGCTGTGTTAAAAGAGCTTGAATTAAACCCCAATATCGTGAATGTGAATGGAGGCGCGATAGCCATTGGCCACCCTATTGGCGCAAGCGGCGCTAGGATTTTGGTAACTTTATTGCATGAAATGAAAAGAAGCGGTCATGGCGTGGGTTGTGCGTCATTGTGTGTGGGTGGCGGACAAGGGCTATCAGTGGTAGTGGAACAAAAATAAGGAGAATGAGATGAACAAGGTTATAACCGATTTAGACAAAGCATTGAGCGGGTTAAAAGATGGGGATACTATTTTAGTGGGCGGTTTTGGGCTGTGCGGGATACCCGAATACGCCATTGATTACATTTATAAGAAAGGCATCAAGGATTTGATTGTCGTGAGCAATAATTGCGGCGTTGATGACTTTGGGCTTGGCATTCTTTTGGAAAAAAAACAGATTAAAAAGATTATCGCTTCCTATGTGGGGGAAAATAAGATTTTTGAATCGCAAATGCTGAACGGAGAAATTGAAGTCGTTTTGACACCACAAGGCACTTTGGCTGAAAACTTGCGCGCTGGTGGGGCTGGGATACCCGCTTACTACACCCCAACAGGGGTTGGGACTTTGATCGCTCAAGGCAAGGAATCACGGGAGTTTAACGGCAAGGAGTATATTTTAGAAAGAGCGATCACAGGCGATTACGGGCTTATCAAAGCCTATAAAAGCGACACTCTTGGGAACTTGGTGTTTAGAAAAACGGCTAGAAACTTTAATCCCTTGTGCGCGATGGCGGCAAAAATATGCGTCGCTGAAGTGGAAGAAATTGTGCCGGCTGGGGAATTAGACCCCGATGAAATACACTTGCCAGGAATCTATGTGCAACACATCTATAAGGGCGAGAAATTTGAAAAACGGATAGAAAAAATCACGACAAGGAGCACGAAATGAGAGAGGCTATCATTAAAAGAGCGGCAAAGGAATTAAAAGAGGGCATGTATGTGAATTTAGGGATAGGCTTGCCCACGCTTGTGGCTAATGAAGTGAGCGGGATGAATATCGTTTTCCAAAGCGAGAACGGGCTATTAGGGATTGGCGCTTACCCATTGGAAGGGGGCGTTGATGCGGATCTCATTAATGCAGGAAAGGAAACCATAACCGTGGTGCCGGGCGCTTCGTTTTTCAACAGCGCGGATTCGTTTGCGATGATTCGTGGGGGGCATATTGATTTAGCAATTTTAGGAGGGATGGAAGTCTCACAAAATGGGGATTTAGCTAATTGGATGATCCCTAAAAAGCTCATAAAGGGCATGGGAGGGGCTATGGATCTGGTGCATGGCGCTAAAAAAGTGATTGTCATCATGGAGCATTGCAACAAATATGGGGAGTCTAAAGTGAAAAAAGAATGCTCATTGCCCTTAACGGGAAAAGGCGTGGTGCATCAATTGATAACGGATTTAGCGGTGTTTGAGTTTTCCAATAACGCCATGAAATTAGTGGAATTGCAAGAAGGGGTCAGCCTTGATCAAGTGAAAGAAAAGACAGAAGCTGAATTTGAAGTGCACTTATAGCTTGTAAAAGGGGGTGTTTATGTTTTTATTAAGGCATTTGACTTCAGCGTGCGTGTTTTTGGCGTCTAGATGTTTGCCGGACTCCTTTGTCTTGGTCGCTCTTTTATCGTTTGTCGTGTTCGTTCTTGTTTATTGTTTGACAGGACAGGACGCTTCGTCTGTCATTTCTAGTTGGGGGAATGGTGCTTGGACGCTTTTAGGTTTTTCTATGCAAATGGCTCTTATTTTGGTGTTGGGTCAGGCTCTAGCTAGCGCTAAATTAGTCCAAAAACTTTTAAAATATCTAGCGTCTTTACCTAAAGGGTATTATACAGCTTTATGGTTGGTTACTTTTTTATCATTAATTGCTAATTGGATCAACTGGGGTTTTGGCTTAGTGATTAGCGCGATTTTTGCAAAAGAGATCGCCAAAAATGTTAAAGGGGTGGATTACAGGCTGCTTATTGCTAGCGCTTATTCGGGTTTTGTCATCTGGCATGGGGGTTTATCAGGCTCTATCCCTTTAAGCGTTGCCACTCAAAATGAAAATCTATCCAAAATAAGCGCCGGGGTGATTGAAAAAGCTATCCCTATCAGTCAGACGATTTTTTCTGCTTATAATTTGATCATTATAGGGATCATTCTTATAGGGTTACCCTTTTTAATGGCAATGATCCACCCTAAAAAAGAAGAAATCGTTGAGATTGATTCAAAGCTTTTAAAAGACGAATACAAAGAAACAGAACTCATTAGCCACCAACAAGATAAAACGATCGCGCATTTTTTGGAAAACAGCGCTTTGCTTTCTTATCTTTTGGTTTTTTTGGGTTTTGGGTATCTTGGTATTTATTTTTTTAAAGGGGGAGGGATTAGTTTAAACATTGTCAATACGATTTTCCTTTTTTTAGGGATTTTGCTCCATAAAACCCCTTTAGCTTATGTGAAAGCGATCAATTATTCCGCTAGGAGCGTGGCTGGGATTTTATTGCAATTCCCTTTTTATGCCGGGATCATGGGGATGATGGCAAGCCATAGCGTGGGGGGTCATTCTTTAGCGCAAATGCTTTCTTTAGCCTTCACGCACATCGCTAATGAAAAAACTTTCGCGCTCATGACTTTTTTGAGCGCGGGGATTGTCAATATTTTCATCCCGTCTGGTGGAGGGCAATGGGCGATTCAAGCTCCTATCATGCTTCCGGCTGGGCAAAGCTTAGGCGTGGATCCAGGAGTGGTTTCTATGGCTATCGCTTGGGGAGACGCTTGGACGAATATGATACAGCCTTTTTGGGCTTTGCCCGCTTTAGCCATTGCGGGTTTGGGCGCTA
Encoded here:
- a CDS encoding CoA transferase subunit A, with translation MNKVITDLDKALSGLKDGDTILVGGFGLCGIPEYAIDYIYKKGIKDLIVVSNNCGVDDFGLGILLEKKQIKKIIASYVGENKIFESQMLNGEIEVVLTPQGTLAENLRAGGAGIPAYYTPTGVGTLIAQGKESREFNGKEYILERAITGDYGLIKAYKSDTLGNLVFRKTARNFNPLCAMAAKICVAEVEEIVPAGELDPDEIHLPGIYVQHIYKGEKFEKRIEKITTRSTK
- a CDS encoding 3-oxoacid CoA-transferase subunit B encodes the protein MREAIIKRAAKELKEGMYVNLGIGLPTLVANEVSGMNIVFQSENGLLGIGAYPLEGGVDADLINAGKETITVVPGASFFNSADSFAMIRGGHIDLAILGGMEVSQNGDLANWMIPKKLIKGMGGAMDLVHGAKKVIVIMEHCNKYGESKVKKECSLPLTGKGVVHQLITDLAVFEFSNNAMKLVELQEGVSLDQVKEKTEAEFEVHL
- a CDS encoding TIGR00366 family protein, which encodes MFLLRHLTSACVFLASRCLPDSFVLVALLSFVVFVLVYCLTGQDASSVISSWGNGAWTLLGFSMQMALILVLGQALASAKLVQKLLKYLASLPKGYYTALWLVTFLSLIANWINWGFGLVISAIFAKEIAKNVKGVDYRLLIASAYSGFVIWHGGLSGSIPLSVATQNENLSKISAGVIEKAIPISQTIFSAYNLIIIGIILIGLPFLMAMIHPKKEEIVEIDSKLLKDEYKETELISHQQDKTIAHFLENSALLSYLLVFLGFGYLGIYFFKGGGISLNIVNTIFLFLGILLHKTPLAYVKAINYSARSVAGILLQFPFYAGIMGMMASHSVGGHSLAQMLSLAFTHIANEKTFALMTFLSAGIVNIFIPSGGGQWAIQAPIMLPAGQSLGVDPGVVSMAIAWGDAWTNMIQPFWALPALAIAGLGAKDIMGYCVLTLIFVGLVVCGVFYFLV